From one bacterium genomic stretch:
- a CDS encoding PEGA domain-containing protein, translating into MYFLVLLLVAAGCGKDPFLDDPADRLGALEISSVPTGVSILLNGQPRGETRSESPIVVNGLPYGWHAIRATFPGKVTRLEEVELREKRLRVQVPLEEPAFGRTVIYTTPPGAEVFIESRYYGVTKPFLVINDLSFGSHTLWVRLKGHQDKRRTIVVERQLERAYRLGLAKK; encoded by the coding sequence GTGTATTTTTTGGTTTTGCTGCTCGTCGCGGCAGGCTGTGGCAAGGATCCTTTTCTGGATGATCCGGCGGACCGCCTCGGCGCCCTGGAAATTTCGTCCGTGCCGACAGGGGTGTCCATCCTGCTGAACGGTCAGCCGCGCGGCGAGACGCGCTCGGAATCGCCGATTGTGGTGAACGGCCTTCCGTACGGCTGGCACGCGATTCGTGCGACGTTTCCCGGAAAGGTCACGCGGCTCGAAGAGGTAGAGCTTCGGGAGAAGCGCCTCCGGGTACAGGTGCCGCTGGAGGAACCCGCGTTCGGCCGGACGGTGATTTACACCACGCCGCCCGGAGCGGAAGTGTTCATCGAAAGCCGCTACTACGGCGTGACGAAACCTTTTCTGGTGATTAACGACCTGTCCTTCGGCTCCCACACCCTGTGGGTGCGCCTGAAGGGACATCAGGACAAGCGGCGGACGATCGTCGTCGAGCGGCAGCTGGAGCGGGCCTACCGTCTCGGGCTGGCGAAGAAGTAG